A part of Streptomyces sp. NBC_01210 genomic DNA contains:
- a CDS encoding ATP-binding protein: MRLSPTPRGARLARLFTGAHLSDWDLPYGVVTNAEHLVAELAANAATHGRPPGRDFLIDLRTTEGDSALRIEVTDTRGDRLPSPRAQPPSSDSESGRGLLLVEAPADRRGVTPGHVPRKTVWAELDLVPENSGRPR; this comes from the coding sequence GTGCGCCTCTCCCCCACACCGCGTGGCGCCCGCCTCGCCCGCCTGTTCACCGGTGCGCACCTGAGCGACTGGGACCTGCCGTACGGGGTTGTCACGAACGCCGAACACCTCGTCGCCGAGCTCGCCGCGAACGCGGCCACGCACGGCCGGCCGCCCGGCCGGGACTTCCTCATCGACCTCCGTACGACGGAAGGCGACAGCGCGCTCCGGATCGAGGTGACCGACACGCGTGGTGATCGCCTCCCGAGCCCTCGCGCCCAACCGCCCTCCTCGGACAGCGAGTCGGGGCGCGGGCTGCTGCTCGTCGAGGCGCCGGCCGATCGCCGGGGTGTCACACCGGGGCACGTCCCGCGCAAGACGGTGTGGGCCGAGCTGGACCTCGTACCGGAGAATTCGGGGCGTCCGAGATGA